Proteins encoded within one genomic window of Misgurnus anguillicaudatus chromosome 18, ASM2758022v2, whole genome shotgun sequence:
- the xkr5a gene encoding XK-related protein 5a codes for MPVTAAEWRGCGGGGARCWRVLMLAASALLMLAERLALLYCIGFYLWRNESCLASLTFALLLPGSLVQVLSFRWYRADGDTRIYQNFIIHTLHLGIFKRLWDCTISEWTAHSHAQEVMQQADASALRLLEVLLMTLPQTLLQTYALTDTSYSLSPPVALCAGLCLLSLSWTLVLYSRACCLIRPGHLQMPPAALLCQLLWRVGMLAARFTSLALFTRTFGCWVVGVMASHWLIAALWLVSQQTDIYVGQWSWRVFNIIMGSIHVFLFLNVKNGPSRFRMAGFYMAMLLENAVLLLAASDILTDASWDSLTVPTAVLCSFLLGLTALVLYYRFLHPKSTEISLGLRQRGHMGRECLQQGDSSSSLGDKSLRPTPLPALFQSSHPSCSLSGIPGSLLEHPGSCGVKPDGECRHHHWLLIRLALKTGDPGKINEAYGAGGVSEILVADHKEEISDDGCALTSDSRDDTMAPLSDCREEFESVSEAREEEEDEDDSLVMESPLESPASECKRSSPEGKSVLGDSPEPNYCPTESSSTLYFSADPQSPSSSSNPRLDREMHFSYGSGTGLETLDELSPISTDGGLHRDLARGLLGRAGPCYTSTPGLNGQGLPESSVTHLRGPRRQVVLSRRGLDEDGGF; via the exons ATGCCGGTAACGGCGGCGGAGTGGAGAGGATGCGGCGGCGGAGGCGCGCGCTGCTGGCGCGTACTGATGCTCGCTGCCTCCGCGCTCCTGATGTTGGCGGAGAGACTGGCGC TTCTGTACTGTATCGGGTTCTACCTGTGGCGGAATGAGTCGTGTTTGGCCAGCCTGACCTTTGCCCTCTTGTTACCGGGGTCACTAGTGCAGGTGTTGAGTTTCAGGTGGTACAGAGCCGACGGAGACACacgaatttatcaaaatttCATCATACACACGCTGCACCTGGGCATCTTCAAAAG GTTATGGGACTGCACCATAAGCGAGTGGACGGCACATTCACATGCGCAGGAGGTGATGCAGCAGGCGGATGCGTCTGCTCTGCGTCTGCTAGAGGTCTTGCTGATGACCCTGCCGCAGACACTTCTGCAGACGTATGCGCTTACGGATACCAGCTACAGTCTCTCGCCTCCAG TGGCTTTGTGTGCCGGTTTGTGTTTGCTCTCGTTGTCCTGGACGTTGGTGCTGTACAGTCGGGCGTGTTGTCTCATTCGTCCCGGGCATTTGCAGATGCCACCAGCCGCACTCCTATGCCAGCTGCTGTGGAGGGTGGGCATGTTAGCTGCCCGTTTCACCAGCCTCGCCCTGTTCACCCGAACCTTCGGCTGCTGGGTCGTCGGTGTCATGG CATCTCATTGGCTGATCGCTGCGCTCTGGTTGGTCTCCCAGCAGACTGACATCTATGTGGGACAGTGGTCATGGCGTGTGTTTAACATTATAATGGGAAGCATAcatgtgtttttgtttcttAATGTGAAGAATGGCCCTTCACGATTCCGCATGGCAGGATTTTACATG GCAATGCTGCTTGAGAACGCTGTGCTGTTATTGGCTGCTTCTGACATCCTTACTGATGCATCATGGGATAGCCTGACCGTACCCACTGCTGTTCTGTGCAGCTTTCTGCTCG GTCTGACCGCCCTGGTGTTGTACTATCGTTTCCTGCATCCCAAATCCACTGAAATCTCGCTGGGTTTGCGTCAGCGTGGGCACATGGGCAGAGAATGTCTACAGCAGGGTGATTCCTCCTCCTCTCTGGGAGACAAAAGTCTCCGCCCCACCCCTCTTCCTGCCCTCTTTCAGTCCTCTCACCCTTCATGTTCTCTCTCTGGAATTCCCGGATCATTGCTGGAGCATCCCGGGAGCTGCGGAGTAAAACCGGACGGCGAGTGTCGACACCATCACTGGCTCCTGATCCGTCTCGCCCTAAAAACCGGAGACCCCGGCAAGATCAACGAGGCATACGGGGCGGGTGGCGTGTCTGAGATACTGGTGGCGGATCATAAGGAGGAGATCAGCGATGACGGGTGTGCGTTAACCTCCGACAGCAGGGACGACACGATGGCGCCTCTGTCCGACTGCAGGGAGGAGTTTGAGAGCGTGAGTGAAGCCAGGGAGGAAGAAGAGGACGAAGATGACAGTTTAGTAATGGAGAGCCCGTTGGAGTCGCCAGCCTCCGAGTGCAAGAGAAGCTCGCCGGAGGGTAAATCCGTGCTCGGGGACAGTCCAGAGCCGAATTATTGCCCTACCGAATCCAGCTCCACCTTGTACTTCAGCGCTGACCCGCAGTCCCCCAGCAGCTCCAGTAACCCTCGCCTGGACCGCGAGATGCACTTTAGTTACGGTTCTGGTACTGGACTAGAAACTCTAGATGAGCTGAGCCCCATCTCTACTGATGGCGGACTTCACAGAGATCTTGCTAGGGGGCTTCTGGGCCGAGCCGGGCCCTGCTACACATCCACACCCGGACTGAATGGACAGGGGCTTCCAGAGAGTTCGGTTACACATCTAAGGGGACCCCGCAGGCAGGTCGTTCTCTCTCGCAGGGGTTTAGATGAGGACGGTGGGTTTTAG